One Carbonactinospora thermoautotrophica genomic window, GTGCTGGCCCTGGTCCTGCTCACCGTGCTCCAGGCCGGTCTCGCGGCGGCCGGAGCCGGCGACCGTGACACCGACCTCGAGCAGCTGGCGCCGCTTGTACCAGTTGCGCAGCTTCGGGCCGATGACGGCCGCCGGGCGCCCGGCGGCCTCCAGTTCCTCGGCGGCGTCGAGCAGGTGGTACAGCGCGTCCGGAGCGGGCTGGCAGTCGTCGTGGAGCAGCCAGATCCACTCGACCGGTTCGCCCGGCGGGTACGGATCGGGCTCCGCCTCGTCCGGGAAGGCGTCCGGACCGGCCAGCCCGACGCTCAACCCGTACGCGACCGCCTGCCCGAACCCGGTGTCGAGCGGGCGGTCGAGGATGACGTCGACGCACCCGTCCGGGCGCTGGGCCTGCGCGAGCAGTTGCCGGGACTCGTCTCGGCTTCCGGTGTCGACGGCGATGACCCGCTGCGCGGGCCGGACCTGGCTCGCGATCCCGTCGAGAACGCGCGGCAGCCACCGCGCACCGTCGTGGGTGACGAGTACGGCGATGACCTTGTGTCGGCCGAATGCGGGCGGCTGTGAACTCAATGGCATGCGATCAGGGCACTCTGGCTTGCGTTTCCGTGTCCGGTTGTGACGCGGATGGCAGCCCTACCCTACGCGACCTTGCCGCCAGGCCAACCCCCGTCCGTCCCCCGAATCAGTCCCGCCGCGGCGCACCCGCCGTCGCGCGACGCCTCACGCGGCGTCAAGGCGTTCGGCGCCAAGATGTTCGACGGCGTCGACACAGTGTGGACACAACAGTGGTCAACACAGTGTCAACACGGCGCCGGCCACGACGTCACGCGAGGTTTCTCCCGGGATCACACCGCGCGCTTCTTCAGCCGACGGCGCTCCCGCTCGGAAAGCCCACCCCAGATGCCGAACCGCTCGTCGTGCGCGAGCGCGTACTCGAGGCATTCCTGCCGCACCTCACAGGCGAGGCACACCTTCTTGGCCTCCCGAGTGGAGCCGCCCTTCTCCGGGAAGAAAGCCTCGGGATCGGTCTGCGCGCACAGGGCGCGCTCCTGCCAGCCCAGTTCCTCGTCGGTTCCGCCGAGCAGCGGCAGAAGCTTGCTCACGGCGTACCTCCTCAACACATGAGTCCCCGTTTGTCCGCACCCGCCGGATACATACCGCTACGCGGTGATCGTCCAGAAGGTGCTTTCCCCGTCCCGTCGCCCCCGCAAACACCGTGAACGACAACGACGAAATTACACGCGCGTCGCTCCCACACCGTCAAGCGAACTCCTGGTAATGAGGAAAGGATTCACTCCCTGGAATCAAGCCGTTTCGGAGTGTGCTGAAAGCAGGGGTATAACTCGAGTCGATCCCGACCCGCCAGCTTCATCACCCGCTACCAGCGCTACGTCACGGCTGTTGACAACAACGCGCAGGAAAGCAACAAGGTTCCTCCCGTTAACCCGAAAAGGGGTACGCGGCGCTTTACGAGAGCCCTTGGTCGAAGGTCGGGGTCACGACTCAAAGCAGGGCGAGTCCGAGCCCCTGGCGCTCGCGCGCGACCCGGCGACGCTCCTCGGGCACCTCCCCGTACGTGGTCGTCCGTTGCCGGACCGGACGGCCGATCCCGGTGGCGATCTCCTCCAGCTCCCGCACGGACTTGCGGGAACCATGCTGGGAGCCGGCCATCCGGCTGATCGTCTCCTCCATCAGGGTACCGCCAAGATCGTTAGCGCCGCCTTGCAGCATGAGCCGGCTGCCCTCGACACCGAGCTTCACCCAGGACGTCTGCACGTTGTCGATCCGCCCGTGCAGCAGCAGCCGGGCGACCGCGTGCACGGCACGGTTCTCCCCGAGGGTGGGCCCGGGCCGGGCCAGCCCCGCCAGGTACACCGGCGCGTTCTGGTGCACGAACGGCAACGGCACGAACTCGGTGAACCCGCCGGTCTCGTCCTGGATCCGGG contains:
- a CDS encoding WhiB family transcriptional regulator, with product MSKLLPLLGGTDEELGWQERALCAQTDPEAFFPEKGGSTREAKKVCLACEVRQECLEYALAHDERFGIWGGLSERERRRLKKRAV